One Drosophila virilis strain 15010-1051.87 chromosome 5, Dvir_AGI_RSII-ME, whole genome shotgun sequence DNA window includes the following coding sequences:
- the LOC6626183 gene encoding cilia- and flagella-associated protein 61, translating to MSQGYTVRGATKDDLQSISALIYEPAIKWFGNKRPKYEKNEIFKKYQTHRMAVELNDPTDSSLIAYAEFRNYPAIGPMPSDSWLEWLHEKYCIRDTISRLNSMFFNFCVYRKEHPEALLALLREVFYLENRVWYLITIRTPVLQEDLYYAESFDDLEKYATVYYPREFSITSNSNTQSLYITERFRVLPKITYRKALAEDNDDIIEMHEHELPEMRAELGDFYIAEELMRTDDDAKNSVIIVAELENEKQDSRTAGFIWLDAKVDIRFYVQNFEMDMFGNLVKFSTNKPFDYEQVTVSSVERKAEANLFTADAMDDLNATTIIGGVQRNDSGISVASLSKLKVSSIHGNIVDTNVSTSQDKFYMREDLYMKFVYIFEKLVTTGYYINEQSKCISLHYNTDPKKRQVDGVQSASNVFELKYICVQEDFPLPRLFSCLNAMYAAFPDRDYCIMTIPKSVNSLRSHVEALKYFMPVAMRPTKVANLTDIYITHRSAIFGEISLYRLESTDFDTVVDLAKGGQMVPDLREMSSASSFSYNSKVNAFVNIDNEVQVIQQIMSDVLEKVNSDYDVFTIRCGNSTKAAIHNTAIGFVILRKYLHHHELHYHYHLPKNDQHLDNERAEIISLRLHPLFSNCCDVILRNLAAKTRYFDFYFIYARNKYLFSNDLKTMMMPIEPTPMKKFFFTNIEKKLKWNSNSSLMGLPDYDYYRDHLVVFRHRLNPSQWFGKTTRLVIIGFTASAKAFLRQLVFQWNTKDHANSENYNCLPRLQVTVIAAPGLVEAEYDCMFDCPYCPPGGHCYLSYRNYSCYVRDVVLRMDLRLWVQFLPGHVNYINREKKFVKINKTCEIYYDTLLLMNYLSFRLKVDDHKEEHPGRIPSNFIELNNRLDKFLLFYKLRVLIEEHKRDYLILMYGSNLHTYECIAFLISHGVAPDRIVLVLPHKKLGTEEEQKLISPFVDENLQYILDDMLEDLEVQIHRDLTFAHWVQHGTANFILEVVFKPWKGKKERVTFDCDIFISFQEGCMDSNTEEWLKASEIKLRSRRILVNKNFQTNDPDIYAVGKHIEINEPINHQYQYTNEKETAIKLMQILELRQFDTPIDYKYSQPSFFKALLPLGYFITKLTMPRRYLASFVLGCTKCSLSTYLNNTFCRIGLTPKMIVDEIVVVTKQSAPLDYLEHFCGKHEKMLNNLKARYKEGNIKCFLRFLQEPWTELLMHDDFDDFQAENHKMLMPMIQNLDWNTENNLREVNKQLLEHNLLDFIRKRRGEFHHDFVLPEDYIQADNFGDLRSGHGN from the exons ATGTCGCAAGGGTATACGGTGCGCGGGGCGACCAAAGATGATCTGCAGAGCATCTCGGCGCTGATCTATGAGCCGGCTATCAAATGGTTTGGCAACAAGCGTCCCAAATATGAAAAGAATGAGATCTTCAAAAAGTATCAGACCCATCGCATGGCCGTCGAGCTTAATGATCCCACGGACAGCAGCCTAATAGCCTATGCCGAGTTTCGCAATTATCCGGCAATCGGGCCAATGCCCAGCGACAGCTGGTTGGAATGGCTGCATGAGAAATATTG CATCAGAGACACCATAAGCCGGCTGAACTCCATGTTCTTTAACTTTTGCGTCTATCGAAAGGAGCATCCGGAGGCGTTGCTTGCGCTGCTGCGTGAAGTCTTTTACTTGGAGAATCGCGTTTGGTATTTGATAACAATTCGAACGCCGGTACTGCAAGAGGATTTGTATTATGCCGAGAGCTTTGATGATCTGGAGAAGTATGCGACAGTCTATTATCCACGCGAGTTTAGCATTACCTCCAATTCGAACACGCAGTCATTATATATTACGGAGCGGTTCAGAGTTCTGCCCAAGATCACATATCGCAAGGCTCT CGCCGAGGATAACGACGACATCATCGAGATGCACGAACACGAACTGCCCGAAATGCGCGCCGAGCTGGGTGACTTTTATATTGCCGAAGAGCTAATGCGCACGGATGACGATGCCAAGAATTCGGTGATAATTGTCGCCGAGCTAGAGAACGAAAAACAGGACTCGCGTACTGCGGGTTTCATCTGGCTAGACGCAAAGGTGGACATACGCTTCTACGTGCAGAACTTTGAGATGGACATGTTCGGCAATCTGGTCAAATTCTCAACCAACAAGCCGTTCGATTACGAGCAAGTAACTGTGTC GTCCGTGGAGCGCAAAGCGGAGGCCAACCTATTCACAGCCGATGCCATGGATGACCTCAATGCAACGACCATAATTGGTGGCGTGCAACGCAATGATAGTGGCATCAG TGTGGCCAGTCTGAGCAAGCTAAAGGTGAGCTCGATTCATGGCAATATCGTAGATACGAATGTGTCGACCAGTCAGGATAAGTTCTACATGCGTGAAGATCTGTATATGAagtttgtgtatatattcgAGA AGCTGGTCACGACTGGCTACTACATCAATGAGCAAAGCAAGTGCATTAGTCTTCATTATAATACGGATCCAAAGAAACGACAGGTGGATGGCGTGCAATCTGCCTCAAATGTTTTTGAGTTGAAGTACATCTGTGTGCAGGAGGACTTTCCCCTGCCGCGTTTGTTTAGCTGCCTGAATGCCATGTACGCGGCCTTTCCGGACCGTGACTATTGCATAATGACCATACCAAAGAGCGTCAACTCTTTGCGCAGTCACGTGGAGgcgcttaaatattttatg CCCGTGGCGATGCGTCCTACCAAAGTGGCCAACTTGACTGATATCTATATTACGCATCGCAGCGCCATTTTTGGAGAAATCAG CCTCTATCGCTTGGAAAGCACAGACTTTGATACTGTGGTGGACCTGGCCAAGGGCGGCCAAATGGTACCCGACCTGAGAGAGATGTCGTCGGCCAGCAGCTTCTCGTATAACTCCAAGGTGAATGCGTTCGTCAACATTGACAATGAGGTGCAGGTCATACAGCAGATCATGAGCGACGTGCTGGAAAAGGTGAACAGCGATTACGATGTGTTCACCATACGCTGTGGCAATTCCACCAAAGCAGCCATTCACAATACGGCCATTGGGTTTGTGATCTTGCGCAAGTATCTTCACCATCACGAATtgcattatcattatcatctgCCCAAAAACGACCAGCATCTGGATAATGAACGTGCCGAGATTATATCGCTTCGTTTGCATCCACTCTTCAGTAATTGTTGCGATGTGATACTTCGTAATCTGGCAGCGAAGACCAGATATTTTGATTTCTATTTCATATATGCACGTAAT aaaTATTTATTCTCCAACGATTTGAAGACGATGATGATGCCCATCGAGCCCACGCCCATGAAGAAGTTTTTCTTCACCAATATCGAGAAAAAACTTAAATGGAATTCAAATAGCTCGCTTATGGGCCTGCCCGATTACGATTACTATCGTGATCATTTGGTAGTCTTTCGCCACAGGCTGAATCCCTCGCAATGGTTTGGGAAGACCACCAGATTGGTCATCATTGGATTTACGGCTAGCGCCAAGGCGTTCTTGCGTCAGCTGGTCTTTCAGTGGAATACTAAGGA CCACGCGAACTCGGAGAACTATAACTGTCTGCCGCGCTTGCAGGTTACGGTTATCGCAGCACCCGGTCTCGTGGAGGCGGAATATGATTGCATGTTCGATTGTCCCTACTGCCCGCCGGGTGGACACTGCTATTTAAGCTATCGAAACTATTCCTGTTATGTGCGCGATGTGGTGCTGCGCATGGATCTGCGCCTTTGGGTCCAATTTCTGCCCGGGCATGTGAACTACATTAACAG GGAAAAGAAGTTTGTAAAGATAAATAAGACCTGCGAGATATACTACGATACTTTGCTGCTTATGAACTATTTGAGCTTCAGACTAAAAGTGGACGATCACAAAGAGGAGCATCCCGGGCGAATACCCTCTAATTTTATTGAGCTCAACAACCGCCTCGACAAATTTCTGCTCTTCTATAAGCTGCGTGTGCTCATAGAGGAGCACAAGCGCGATTATTTAATACTTATGTACGGTTCCAATTTGCATACTTATGAGTGCATTGCCTTTCTGATATCCCATGGTGTCGCGCCGGACCGAATTGTCCTTGTCTTGCCTCATAAGAAGCTTGGCACTGAAGAGGAGCAAAAACTTATCAGTCCTTTCGTCGATGAGAATCTGCAGTACATACTGGATGACATGTTAGAGGATCTCGAAGTACAAATACATAGGGATCTAACCTTTGCACATTGGGTACAACATGGCACAGCGAACTTCATACTTGAGGTTGTGTTTAAACCCTGGAAaggaaagaaagagagagttaCATTCGATTGCGATATATTCATATCATTCCAGGAGGGTTGCATGGACTCCAACACCGAGGAAT GGCTGAAGGCATCGGAAATTAAACTGCGAAGCAGACGTATTTTGGTTAATAAGAACTTTCAGACAAACGATCCGGACATTTATGCCGTGGGCAAGCACATAGAAATCAATGAGCCCATAAATCATCAGTATCAGTACACAAACGAGAAGGAAACAGCTATTAAG TTAATGCAAATACTGGAGCTGCGTCAATTCGACACACCTATTGACTATAAATACTCGCAGCCCTCATTCTTTAAGGCCCTACTGCCTCTTGGCTACTTCATCACCAAGCTGACCATGCCTCGCCGCTATCTGGCCAGCTTTGTACTCGGCTGTACCAAATGTTCTCTGAGCACTTACTTGAACAATACCTTTTGTCGCATCGGACTCACACCGAAAATGATTGTGGATGAGATAGTTGTTGTCACCAAACAG AGTGCGCCTTTGGATTATCTGGAGCACTTCTGTGGCAAACACGAGAAGATGTTGAATAATCTAAAAGCGCGCTATAAGGAAGGTAACATCAAGTGCTTCTTGCGGTTCCTTCAAGAGCCCTGGACAGAGCTGTTAATGCACGATGATTTTGATGACTTTCAGGCCGAAAATCATAAAATGCTAATGCCCATGATACAAAATTTGGACTGG AACACCGAGAATAATCTACGTGAGGTCAACAAACAGCTATTGGAACACAATCTATTGGACTTTATACGAAAACGTCGAGGGGAATTCCATCACGATTTCGTACTGCCTGAGGACTACATACAGGCGGATAACTTTGGGGACCTTCGCTCGGGTCATggaaattaa
- the Obp58d gene encoding uncharacterized protein Obp58d has protein sequence MPSRVCLLLGLLLVGQVLAQESEETAVEAGSIETLTEEKCGMKRSGCCSDLYLGDEETLMKCFSIHSNRLPPDGDKDMGKTLKFLSCFVECLYKQRKYIGKSDTINMKMVKLDAETLYADRPKEQAYHIKMFDFCRKDAMTVYNLLKTSPGAKAMLKNACRPFLLMVYLCQSDYHQKHECPYFRWEGDEKSGTKQQCHDARAKCYAIDGIAAPEDSST, from the exons ATGCCTAGTCGAGTGTGTCTACTACTTGGCCTTCTGCTGGTCGGGCAGGTCCTGGCACAGGAGTCCGAGGAGACGGCTGTGGAGGCGGGCTCAATAGAGACACTAACTGAGGAAAAGTGTGGCATGAAG CGCAGTGGATGCTGCTCGGATCTGTATTTGGGCGATGAGGAGACGCTGATGAAATGCTTCTCCATACATTCCAATCGGCTGCCACCGGATGGAGATAAAGATATGGGCAAAACGCTCAAGTTTCTGTCG TGCTTCGTGGAGTGTCTTTACAAGCAGCGCAAGTATATAGGCAAGAGCGATACGATCAACATGAAGATGGTGAAGCTCGATGCGGAGACACTGTACGCGGATCGACCCAAGGAGCAGGCGTATCACATCAAAATGTTTGACTTCTGTCGCAAGGATG CCATGACCGTGTACAACCTGCTTAAGACCAGCCCGGGTGCCAAGGCCATGCTGAAGAACGCATGTCGGCCCTTTCTCCTGATGGTATACCTCTGCCAGTCGGACTATCACCAGAAGCACGAGTGCCCCTACTTTCGCTGGGAGGGCGACGAGAAGTCGGGCACCAAACAACAGTGCCACGATGCCAGGGCCAAGTGTTATGCGATCGATGGGATTGCAGCACCCGAAGACAGTAGCACATGA
- the Obp58c gene encoding uncharacterized protein Obp58c, whose protein sequence is MHLKISITFVCCVWFAGALKIDCDKTDTINEDHIHHCCKHPDGHNDIIASCANETGFKVPNPKEQAIVDLTAGRAIAGTCFAKCVFEKLNIMKDDNLDMDAVRKYLNDKYSDDPEYVKEMISAFDHCHGKTEENTAKFMSNHIFVQMSQHFCAPKSSVIMACVIRQFFHNCPADRWSKSAECENVLAFSQNCRDSLATL, encoded by the exons ATGCATCTAAAAATCTCCATAACATTCGTCTGTTGCGTCTGG TTCGCCGGCGCACTCAAAATTGACTGCGATAAGACCGATACCATAAACGAGGATCACATCCATCACTGCTGCAAGCATCCCGACGGGCACAATGATATCATTGCCAGCTGCGCCAATGAGACGGGCTTCAAGGTGCCCAATCCGAAGGAGCAGGCAATTGTGGATCTGACTGCAGGTCGCGCCATTGCCGGCACCTGCTTCGCCAAGTGCGTCTTCGAAAAGCTGAACATCATGAAGGACGACAATCTGGACATGGATGCAGTGCGCAAGTATTTGAACGACAAGTACAGCGATGATCCGGAGTATGTTAAGGAAATGATAAGCGCCTTTGATCATTGCCATGGCAAAA CTGAGGAGAATACTGCCAAGTTCATGTCGAATCATATATTCGTGCAGATGTCTCAGCATTTCTGCGCGCCCAAGTCCAGCGTGATCATGGCCTGTGTCATACGACAATTCTTCCACAATTGTCCCGCCGATCGTTGGTCCAAGTCCGCGGAGTGCGAGAACGTATTGGCCTTTAGTCAGAACTGTCGCGATTCCTTGGCCACTTTGTAA
- the Obp58b gene encoding uncharacterized protein Obp58b, translated as MERIHEDHIHYCCKHPDGHNDVTELCAQQTNFRLPSRNEEAMEDITVDEVMSANCWAKCVFDHYKFMVNDSLDMLAVRSHFRTVHKLDPEYETEMLDAFEKCHSKSEEATAEFLSMPIVRAFSTAKYCKPMSSIILSCVIKNFFHNCPRSRWSNTTECAETLAFSKKCKDVLTTM; from the exons ATGGAACGCATTCACGAGGATCACATACACTACTGCTGCAAACATCCGGACGGGCACAACGATGTCACCGAGCTGTGCGCTCAGCAAACCAATTTTCGGCTGCCCTCCAGGAACGAGGAGGCCATGGAGGACATCACTGTTGACGAGGTCATGTCCGCCAACTGTTGGGCCAAGTGCGTCTTCGATCATTACAAATTTATGGTGAACGATTCGCTCGACATGCTGGCCGTGCGCAGTCATTTTCGGACCGTGCACAAGCTGGATCCCGAGTACGAGACGGAGATGTTGGATGCATTCGAGAAATGCCATTCGAAAT CTGAGGAGGCCACGGCGGAGTTTCTATCGATGCCAATTGTGCGCGCCTTCAGTACCGCAAAGTACTGCAAGCCCATGTCCAGCATTATACTGTCCTGCGTGATCAAGAACTTTTTCCATAACTGCCCCAGAAGCCGTTGGTCCAACACCACGGAGTGCGCGGAGACCTTGGCCTTCTCCAAGAAGTGCAAGGATGTGCTAACCACCATGTGA
- the LOC6626178 gene encoding dynein regulatory complex subunit 2, whose amino-acid sequence MGKKGKGKGNKLAKMSEEERARYLQMRADMEEETRRRKMQLIALYMKNKLKREDAFCRLNMAKINQEWRSILRQVKIQDLRREIVDVAQFFKEALKRKNQVIQRLIGDINTTEDMYANLQQSHMENIDRIIGIHSSRIQFFWRIYEDDKQAVLREWKQDACIFKELQAEKQQQLECVFYQLEDSSDRAVKDNHESFLDRVEDLKSDMQLELENITGRGEGKLEALWQEYQSVLAGYGKHIEGFYSEYVDLKQHDEESAQQISQQHYEIEHLIEELSNLRLLAEEQQIKQQAQLKQRQSIKQALTERLRELRTCVDKELETEHKLFKQMTVESYEAIETLKRHLTKVETLSQLSRICAKMETQREKLFLLPQLSREIIEIRELKTPEEDAVSDPLKEEVAALPQMETFWRRVNNVSVDVACLKQQKRNLEADNARLKAELQEYLINLNISNGSNSHIHDYLSKRPKSMSVDRVTQLRLQPKQVKSAMATAGGRRPLPRPAGSYVPSCEAGISNTIRSRNLVRGRPQLAKIDVTKHF is encoded by the exons ATGGGTAAAAAGGGCAAGGGCAAGGGCAATAAGCTGGCCAAAATGTCCGAGGAGGAGCGTGCCAGATACTTGCAAATGCGCGCCGACATGGAGGAGGAGACCAGGCGACGTAAAATGCAACTCATTGCGCTCTACATGAAA AACAAACTGAAGCGTGAGGATGCGTTTTGCCGCTTAAACATGGCCAAAATCAACCAGGAATGGCGTTCCATACTGCGGCAGGTGAAGATACAGGATCTGCGACGTGAAATCGTCGATGTGGCGCAGTTTTTCAAGGAGGCACTCAAACGCAAGAATCAGGTTATACAACGACTCATCGGCGACATCAATACCACGGAGGATATGTACGCCAATCTGCAGCAGTCGCACATGGAGAACATTGACCGGATCATAG GCATTCACAGTAGCCGCATACAGTTCTTCTGGCGCATCTACGAGGACGATAAACAGGCGGTGCTTAGAGAATGGAAACAGGATGCGTGCATCTTCAAGGAGCTGCAGGcggaaaagcaacaacagctggaGTGCGTTTTCTATCAACTAGAGGATAGCTCTGATCGAGCTGTTAAGGACAATCACGAAAGTTTCCTGGATCGTGTCGAGGATCTGAAGAGCGAC ATGCAATTGGAACTGGAGAACATTACGGGCAGGGGCGAGGGCAAGCTGGAGGCGCTGTGGCAGGAGTATCAATCTGTGCTGGCCGGCTATGGCAAGCACATCGAGGGTTTCTACTCGGAGTATGTGGATCTGAAGCAACATGACGAGGAGAGCGCTCAACAGATCAGCCAGCAACATTATGAGATTGAGCATCTGATTGAGGAGCTGTCCAATCTGCGCCTGCTCGCCGAGGAGCAGCAAATCAAGCAGCAGGCCCAGCTGAAGCAGAGGCAGAGCATCAAGCAAGCGCTCACGGAGCGCCTGCGCGAGCTGCGGACTTGCGTCGACAAGGAGCTGGAAACCGAGCACAAGCTGTTCAAGCAAATGACCGTGGAGAGCTACGAGGCCATTGAG ACGCTCAAGAGGCACCTGACCAAGGTGGAAACATTGTCGCAGCTGTCGCGCATCTGCGCCAAAATGGAGACCCAGCGGGAAAAACTGTTTCTACTGCCGCAGCTGTCACGTGAAATAATCGAGATACGCGAGCTGAAAACGCCAGAGGAGGATGCAGTCAGCGATCCTCTCAAG GAGGAAGTTGCCGCCTTGCCGCAGATGGAAACCTTTTGGCGGCGCGTCAACAATGTGTCCGTTGACGTGGCCTGTCTTAAGCAGCAAAAACGCAATCTGGAGGCAGACAATGCACGACTCAAGGCAGAACTGCAAGAGTATCTCATCAACCTGAACATTAGCAACGGCTCCAACAGCCACATACACGACTATCTGTCCAAGCGGCCCAAGAGCATGTCCGTCGACCGCGTAACCCAGCTGCGCCTGCAGCCCAAACAGGTCAAGAGCGCGATGGCAACAGCGGGCGGACGACGACCGCTGCCGCGTCCAGCTGGTAGCTATGTGCCCAGCTGTGAAGCAGGCATATCAAATACTATTCGATCTCGTAACTTGGTGAGGGGCAGGCCTCAGTTGGCTAAAATTGATGTGACAAAGCACttctaa
- the Obp59a gene encoding odorant-binding protein 59a, translating into MRLLVFLLLGFCCGIHCLKCRSQDGVSDSELKRIVRNCMQRSGSNQDDNDRRYGNGRYNFDNSYGIQDYGQGQGQGQGQGQGQRQQQQQQPYGNRWQRSVKQTDNNKVSHTGDMGGACVAQCFFEEMNMVDGNGQPDRRKVSYLLTKDLRDRELRNFYMDTVQQCFRYLEHSRYNSNNNNSNNKCSQSRELIKCMSEYAKAQCDDWEEYGNMLFN; encoded by the exons ATGCGTCTACTGGTGTTCCTCTTACTCGGCTTTTGTTGCGGCATACACTGCCTCAAGTGTCGCTCCCAGGATGGCGTCAGCGATTCGGAGCTGAAGCGAATCGTGCGCAACTGCATGcagcgcagcggcagcaaccaGGACGACAATGACAGACGCTATGGCAATGGCAGATACAACTTTGACAACTCATACGGTATCCAAGACTATGGCCAGGGGCAGGGTCAGGGCCAAGGTCAGGGGCaagggcagcggcagcagcagcagcagcagccctaTGGCAATCGTTGGCAGCGCAGTGTAAAGCAGACGGACAACAACAAGGTGAGCCACACGGGTGACATGGGGGGCGCCTGTGTGGCACAGTGCTTCTTCGAGGAGATGAACATG GTGGATGGTAATGGTCAGCCGGATCGCCGCAAGGTCAGCTATTTGCTGACCAAGGATCTGAGGGATCGCGAGCTGCGCAACTTCTACATGGACACGGTGCAGCAATGCTTTCGCTATCTGGAGCACTCCcgctacaacagcaacaacaacaacagcaacaacaagtgcagcCAGTCGCGTGAGCTAATCAAATGCATGTCGGAGTATGCGAAGGCGCAGTGCGATGATTGGGAGGAATATGGTAACATGTTGTTTAATTAG